The following are from one region of the Cloacibacterium normanense genome:
- a CDS encoding lipocalin family protein — MKKVLLTLAFGSLFAVSCSSVKKAESAQTSRAEFLKMKGDWEITSVNYDKGYQIKPFDEGANAQCFVGSHWRLIPNNYSGAYTIKGGGNCPTVTQPIKFEVTRDNEFKFKKLVADTKAKNVTAGYILQIEKQDTDNFTLVQSVPFEGNVIKVYYNFVRTGMEQK, encoded by the coding sequence ATGAAAAAAGTACTATTGACTCTAGCTTTCGGCTCATTATTTGCCGTTTCTTGCTCTTCTGTGAAAAAAGCAGAAAGTGCTCAAACTTCTAGAGCAGAATTTTTAAAAATGAAAGGTGATTGGGAAATTACCAGTGTAAATTATGATAAAGGATATCAAATAAAGCCTTTTGACGAAGGAGCAAATGCTCAGTGTTTTGTAGGAAGTCATTGGAGACTTATCCCGAATAATTATTCTGGAGCGTATACCATAAAAGGTGGTGGAAACTGTCCTACAGTAACTCAACCTATTAAATTTGAAGTAACCAGAGATAATGAATTTAAATTCAAGAAATTAGTAGCTGATACTAAAGCTAAAAATGTAACGGCTGGTTATATTTTACAAATCGAAAAACAAGACACAGACAACTTTACCTTGGTTCAAAGCGTTCCTTTTGAAGGAAATGTAATTAAAGTATATTACAATTTTGTAAGAACAGGAATGGAACAAAAATAA
- a CDS encoding S8 family serine peptidase: MKRIIIAAAFLAGFNFGFSQETKTEDKDLMTWYHKDFSTTNVYGVNTQNAYKFFESKGLKPKTVVVGVIDSGVEVDHPGLIKNMWKNVNEVPNNGKDDDGNGYLDDVYGWNFIGGKNGDVEIDNLEVTRVVKQYKPVFEGASSEVNKANQAKMPTEFEMYLRAKDMYNKKSVEAKQQFQFYSEFAKVIPSVAATLKGKTLTKENLDSIKPTTQEEARNLSILSQVVNDPTMVGKSQAEVEEFLNKEIKGALEYFEPQATKQYNLDYDPRAIVGDNYQDKKEKFYGNNHYEGPDAQHGTHVAGIIAGYPQGNEVQYGVAYKVAKIMTVRAVPNGDERDKDIANSIRYAVDNGAKVINMSFGKPVSPEKELVWEAFQYAKDKGVLLVKAAGNENEDIQENPYFPTNFKSTKDEKPFINNMIVVGASTNNNEFLRAGFSNFNQKMVNVFAPGDKIYSTVPDGKYEYLQGTSMASPVVAGASAVLLAYMPNLKPEQVIESLVKSVNKSEVNAMLPTNTNNRFDLISESGGVIDLYKAAQYAYTHFYKAAPAKPVKKAVLKKKKVVRKK, from the coding sequence ATGAAAAGAATAATCATTGCAGCTGCATTTTTAGCAGGATTTAATTTTGGGTTTTCGCAAGAAACCAAAACTGAAGATAAAGATTTGATGACTTGGTATCACAAAGATTTTTCTACAACAAATGTTTACGGAGTCAATACTCAAAACGCATATAAATTTTTTGAATCAAAAGGTCTAAAACCTAAAACAGTAGTGGTAGGTGTAATAGACAGTGGTGTGGAAGTAGACCATCCTGGTTTAATAAAAAATATGTGGAAAAACGTAAACGAAGTTCCTAATAATGGTAAAGATGATGATGGGAACGGTTACTTAGATGATGTTTACGGCTGGAACTTTATCGGGGGTAAAAATGGAGATGTAGAAATTGACAATTTAGAAGTAACAAGAGTTGTAAAACAATACAAACCCGTTTTTGAAGGGGCGAGTTCAGAAGTGAATAAAGCCAATCAAGCAAAAATGCCTACAGAATTTGAGATGTATCTTCGTGCAAAAGATATGTACAATAAAAAAAGTGTAGAAGCTAAACAGCAGTTTCAGTTTTATTCAGAATTTGCAAAAGTGATTCCTAGTGTAGCAGCTACTTTAAAAGGAAAAACACTGACTAAAGAAAATTTAGATTCTATTAAACCAACTACACAAGAAGAAGCTAGAAATCTTTCGATTTTAAGTCAAGTAGTAAATGATCCTACTATGGTTGGGAAATCTCAAGCAGAAGTAGAAGAATTTTTAAATAAAGAAATCAAAGGTGCTCTAGAATATTTCGAACCTCAAGCTACAAAACAGTATAACTTAGATTATGATCCTAGAGCAATTGTAGGAGATAATTATCAAGACAAAAAAGAGAAATTCTACGGAAATAACCATTACGAAGGTCCAGATGCACAACACGGAACTCACGTTGCAGGAATTATTGCAGGTTATCCTCAAGGAAATGAAGTGCAATACGGAGTTGCCTATAAAGTGGCAAAAATTATGACGGTAAGAGCGGTTCCAAACGGTGATGAACGTGATAAAGACATCGCAAATTCTATTCGTTATGCGGTAGATAATGGTGCTAAAGTCATTAATATGAGTTTTGGAAAGCCTGTTTCTCCTGAAAAAGAATTGGTGTGGGAAGCATTCCAATATGCTAAAGATAAAGGCGTTCTATTGGTAAAAGCTGCTGGAAACGAAAACGAAGATATTCAAGAAAATCCATATTTCCCTACTAATTTTAAATCTACTAAAGACGAGAAACCTTTCATTAACAACATGATTGTAGTAGGTGCAAGTACCAATAATAATGAATTTTTAAGAGCGGGATTCTCTAATTTTAATCAAAAAATGGTGAATGTTTTTGCGCCTGGTGATAAAATTTATTCTACCGTTCCAGATGGTAAATATGAATATTTACAAGGGACTTCTATGGCTTCTCCAGTTGTAGCGGGAGCTTCTGCAGTTTTATTGGCTTATATGCCTAATTTAAAACCAGAGCAAGTAATAGAATCTCTAGTAAAGTCGGTGAATAAGTCTGAGGTAAATGCAATGTTGCCAACCAATACCAACAATAGATTTGATTTAATTTCAGAATCTGGAGGAGTGATAGACTTATACAAAGCGGCACAATACGCTTATACACATTTCTACAAAGCGGCTCCTGCAAAACCAGTGAAAAAGGCGGTGCTTAAAAAGAAAAAAGTAGTTAGAAAAAAATAA
- a CDS encoding WbqC family protein — protein MKMKTVLPIFYLPPVSWFAEFLKEENEILLEQHENFPKQTYRSRCNIYGANGKLALILPIHHNGKRAMKDLELSYAEDWQKLHWKSIKIAYQSSPYFEYYEDKLKQVFSVQPTSLIEFNLNALKIILQILKVEKDFSLTTEFEKTPDAVDLRERFSAKKESEYHLPEYYQTFSDKLGFIKDLSILDVVCNIGPESATYIKKVTQSIQNIS, from the coding sequence ATGAAAATGAAAACGGTATTACCTATATTTTATTTGCCGCCAGTTTCTTGGTTTGCAGAATTTTTAAAAGAAGAAAACGAAATTCTTCTGGAGCAACATGAGAATTTCCCTAAACAAACCTATAGAAGCAGATGCAATATTTACGGTGCCAATGGTAAATTGGCGCTCATTTTGCCAATTCATCATAACGGAAAACGTGCGATGAAAGATTTAGAGCTTTCTTATGCTGAAGATTGGCAAAAACTCCACTGGAAATCCATTAAAATTGCTTACCAAAGTTCGCCTTATTTCGAGTATTATGAAGATAAGTTGAAGCAGGTTTTCTCGGTACAGCCTACATCTCTTATTGAATTTAATCTCAATGCTTTGAAAATCATTCTTCAAATTTTAAAAGTTGAAAAAGACTTTTCACTCACCACGGAATTCGAAAAAACACCAGATGCAGTAGATTTAAGAGAGCGTTTTTCAGCAAAAAAAGAGTCAGAATATCATTTGCCAGAATATTACCAAACGTTTAGCGATAAATTAGGATTTATCAAAGATTTATCAATACTAGACGTGGTTTGTAACATTGGTCCAGAATCTGCTACGTATATTAAAAAAGTAACTCAATCCATACAAAATATATCATAA